Part of the Sphingobacterium sp. LZ7M1 genome, CTTAGGAATATCCTTAAAAATGTTCCTTTTCCAAGATAACTCAGCAGAAAAAAAACCTGCTCAAATAGCGCAACATGAGGACAAACTGATAAACGATAAGGAGACATCAATTTCAGAGGATTTAATTCCTGTAGAAAAAGAAAGTAAGGAAGTACCAGTTTTGTTAACCTCGAATCAGCCTAGCAAAATTAAGGAGGTTCAAAAGAAACAAACTGAAAATAAACCAGTTATTCAGGCTAAAGACACGGAACGAGAAGACATGATTGTCCCCTCGCAAGAATTAAAGCTTGTAACGGCAGTTGAAATTGATGATATTGAGCAAGAACCAAACGAATTAGCTACAGTTGAGGTGGCTCCGATCCAACCTTTGGTCAACATCATTGAGCACGAAGAAGTCATGTATGCAGAGGTAAAAAAGGAACCTAAGAAAAAACAGACCATCTTCACCAATATCCTGAATACCTTGTCAGACAACCTTAACCCTTCTTCTAAGGCGGTAAGATTCAGTTCTGACGAAGAAGGAACCATTAGTGTAGATTTATTTAACAGCATCGCAAAAACCAGAAGATAACATGAAATTTAGAATTTTTTCAACACTCATCTTTGCATTAGGCTTGATTAGCTTTTCTGCATCTGCCCAAGAAAACAATGAAAAAGAGAAGAAAGACAGTACGGGAAATACCCATAGTAGTAGCTACGATTTCTCTTTTACCCTAGGAAAAGAAGACAAAGAGAATAGGGATTCGAGTAAAAAAGAGATCAAATATCCAAGGACTTATGGTGGATTGACCTTCACCCGAGTTGATTGGGGATTCTCAAGGCTTTCCGATGATGGTAGTTTCACGTTGTCAGAGCAAAACCAATTCTTGAGCTATAAAAAAGCTTCCAACTTTGGGTTTGATATTGCACAATTTGGGGTAAGGTTCAACGATAACTTCAAGGTTTACCTTTCGGCAGGTTTTGAATGGAATTACTGGCGTCTTAAACAGAATGTTCTACTTCTGGAAAACGTTTCACCATTAACCTACGAGCCTTTGGATAGCGATGCAAATTATTCAAAAAATGTTTTTACTTCCACGTATTTGCGCCTTCCACTTTCATTTGAACTGAGAAGTAGACAGCTAAGCAATGGAAAAAGAGTAAAACTTGCGTTCGGGGCGATGACAGGCGTATTATTGAAGGGAACACAACGCTTGAAGAGCGACGACAACGGAAAGCAGAAATTTAAGGATACCTATAACTTGCAGACTTTTCAATATGGCCCATTTGTGCGCATTGGATATGACGATTTTGGCTTGTTTGCCAAGTATTATATGAACAATCTGTTTGAAAAAAGCCCAGCCCAAGAGGGTGTCAAAAACATCGCTTTTGGATTGACTCTAGGTTTTTAATAGAAAAAACGATTCGTAAACTGTATTTTTGTGTCGGGTTCAAAAGATCCGACACTTTTTATGGCTCAACAATCTAACTCTTGTCAATATATTTTTTCTGATGTTCAAAAACCTAATCTTCCCTTAATTCATGGGGAGAATGTTTCTGCTGTTTTTGAAGGAAACCTTATCGTTACTGCGGTAAGTCAGGTGAATTTTGGCATTGAAGAGGGCAAGATCACAGCCATCATCGGCGAGTCAGGAAGTGGAAAAAGCACCTTGCTAAAGTTGATCTATGGACTATTGGAACCTAATACCGGCGAAATAAGGTATAGAGGTTGGTTGGTGCCAACCCGAAAAGACAAATTGATTCCGGGACATGATGCCATGAAATTGGTTTCTCAGGGATTTGATGATCTAAACCTTTATGCCAAGGTATGGGATAATGTAGCCTCCCAACTCTCCAATACCAACCTAGAGCTGAAGGCAAGAAGGACACAAGAGGTTTTGGAACAATTGCGCATTGATCATCTTGCGCAAAAAAGGGTTGCCGATCTCAGTGGAGGTGAAAAGCAGCGCGTTGCTATTTCCAGGGCATTGATCAATGATCCTGAGGTTCTATTAATGGATGAACCCTTTAACCAAGTGGATGCTGCATTCAGGGATGAACTGCAACAGGATATACAGAACATTGTCAAGAACACTGGATTGACCGTCATTCTGGTTTCGCATGATCCAGCAGAGGTATTGGCCATGGCAGACTATCTCTTGGTGATGAAAGCAGGAGAAATAGCGGACTATGGAAATCCAAAAGAATTGTATGCTACTCCGAATACGCCATATACAGCTAGATTATTGGCAAAAAGCAATGTATTGACCGTTGCTGCAGCCAAAAACCTAGATATTGAAACCAATTCCTTGATCTCAATCCTTCAGGAAAACGTCAGCTATGAAATCAATGCGGACGGAAAGTTCTGGATCAAGGATATTAAATTTAGAGGTTTCTATAATGAGTTGGTCCTTGGAAATAATGAGTTGACCCTACATATGGTACAGTTTCCAAAGGTAGAGATCAAAAAAAATACGAGAATCAATATCCTCGTATCAACATATCATCAGTTTCAATAGAAACTGGGTTTATTTACTTACGTTCAACAGCCATTCCATCATAGCAGCAAACCAATCCCTGTTATCCGTTTTATTGATCAGGCCAAATCCATGACCACCTTCTTCGTAGGTAAAGATTGGGTTCGGAATATTATACATGCCCAAAGAATCCTGATACCTATAACTATTTTCAATCGGTACTACCTTATCATCTTTGGCACTCATTAGGAAAGTAGGCTGATTGTTTTTGTCCACTTGTTTTTCCATAGAGAACAGTTCTACATCTTCTGCTGTGAATTCAGGACCTATCAGGTTGTTTTTGGAACCCTGATGGGTAATGGTAGAATCCATGGAAATAACGGGGTAACACAGAACGGAGAAATCGGGCTTCAGGTTTGCCTGCTCCAAAAACTCAGTTTGCGGGCGATCGTATAGATTTGATAAAGTTGCTGCCAAATGCCCTCCTGCAGAGAAGCCAATAACTACTACTTTTTTATGGGGATTTTCAGATCTGATCTGTGCTATGGCATACTGTGCATCTTGAAGCGGTCCAAAACGTTTATCCTCCATTGTGGCAACTTTAGGAAGCCTATAAAAAAGCACGTAGGCTGTATAGCCTAGGTCATTTAGCCTCTTAGCTACATCATGACCTTCGTGGTTGATCGCCACTCCAGCATAACCACCTCCTGGAATCACCAAGAACACTAGATCTTCTTTTTCTTGATTGGCTTTATGGACATATAATTTCGGTTTATCCAATTCTTCGAGGGAATCCACAGGTAATTTAGATTTGGGAATTTCCTCGTTCCCATACAGATACCTCATTTGCCCCGTATCTTGGGCCTTCGTATGCCATGCAATCATGCTTAAAATAAATAGGATTAGATATTTTCTCATCGTTTATAAATTCGCCATGACGATTAAGTTCAGGTCCTTGCAAGGCAACTGGAACTTCTCGCTCATGTCTTTGTTAGTTAGGTTTCCGTGATATAAATAGATTGCACTGCGAATGCCTTGGTTTGCCCAGATCATATTATTCATTCCGCCGGCTTCGCCAATTTCGATCAATATTGGAGTAAAGATGTTCGTTAAGGCATAAGTAGCGGTTCTGGCCACCCTAGAAGCGATATTAGGCACACAATAATGGATGACATCATATTTTCTGAAGGTGGGT contains:
- a CDS encoding alpha/beta hydrolase — its product is MRKYLILFILSMIAWHTKAQDTGQMRYLYGNEEIPKSKLPVDSLEELDKPKLYVHKANQEKEDLVFLVIPGGGYAGVAINHEGHDVAKRLNDLGYTAYVLFYRLPKVATMEDKRFGPLQDAQYAIAQIRSENPHKKVVVIGFSAGGHLAATLSNLYDRPQTEFLEQANLKPDFSVLCYPVISMDSTITHQGSKNNLIGPEFTAEDVELFSMEKQVDKNNQPTFLMSAKDDKVVPIENSYRYQDSLGMYNIPNPIFTYEEGGHGFGLINKTDNRDWFAAMMEWLLNVSK
- a CDS encoding ABC transporter ATP-binding protein gives rise to the protein MAQQSNSCQYIFSDVQKPNLPLIHGENVSAVFEGNLIVTAVSQVNFGIEEGKITAIIGESGSGKSTLLKLIYGLLEPNTGEIRYRGWLVPTRKDKLIPGHDAMKLVSQGFDDLNLYAKVWDNVASQLSNTNLELKARRTQEVLEQLRIDHLAQKRVADLSGGEKQRVAISRALINDPEVLLMDEPFNQVDAAFRDELQQDIQNIVKNTGLTVILVSHDPAEVLAMADYLLVMKAGEIADYGNPKELYATPNTPYTARLLAKSNVLTVAAAKNLDIETNSLISILQENVSYEINADGKFWIKDIKFRGFYNELVLGNNELTLHMVQFPKVEIKKNTRINILVSTYHQFQ
- a CDS encoding PorT family protein — protein: MKFRIFSTLIFALGLISFSASAQENNEKEKKDSTGNTHSSSYDFSFTLGKEDKENRDSSKKEIKYPRTYGGLTFTRVDWGFSRLSDDGSFTLSEQNQFLSYKKASNFGFDIAQFGVRFNDNFKVYLSAGFEWNYWRLKQNVLLLENVSPLTYEPLDSDANYSKNVFTSTYLRLPLSFELRSRQLSNGKRVKLAFGAMTGVLLKGTQRLKSDDNGKQKFKDTYNLQTFQYGPFVRIGYDDFGLFAKYYMNNLFEKSPAQEGVKNIAFGLTLGF